Proteins encoded together in one Jaculus jaculus isolate mJacJac1 chromosome 7, mJacJac1.mat.Y.cur, whole genome shotgun sequence window:
- the LOC101604207 gene encoding ADP-ribosylation factor-like protein 4A: MGNGLSDPTSILSNLLPFQSFHIVFLGLDCAGKTAVLYRLQSNEFVNTVPTKGYNTEKIKVTLGNSKTVTFHLWDVGGQEKLRPLWKSYTRCTDGIVFVVDSVDVERIEEAKTELHKITRISENQDVPVLIVANKQDLRNSLSLSEVEKLLAMGQLSSSTPWHLKPTCAIVGDGLKEGLEKPNDMIIKRRKMLWQQKKKR; this comes from the coding sequence ATGGGGAATGGACTCTCAGACCCAACTTCCATCCTGTCCAACCTGCTTCCATTTCAGTCCTTTCATATTGTTTTTCTGGGTTTGGACTGTGCTGGCAAGACGGCGGTCTTATACAGGTTGCAGTCCAATGAATTTGTAAATACCGTGCCTACCAAAGGATATAATACTGAGAAAATTAAGGTAACCTTGGGCAATTCCAAGACAGTTACTTTTCACCTCTGGGATGTAGGTGGTCAAGAGAAACTAAGGCCACTGTGGAAGTCTtataccagatgcacagatggcatTGTGTTTGTGGTGGACTCTGTGGATGTGGAAAGGATAGAAGAAGCAAAAACTGAACTTCATAAAATAACTAGGATATCAGAAAATCAAGACGTCCCCGTGCTTATAGTTGCTAACAAACAAGACCTGCGgaactcactgtctctctcagaaGTTGAGAAATTGTTAGCAATGGGTCAACTGAGCTCATCAACTCCTTGGCATTTGAAGCCTACCTGTGCAATTGTAGGAGATGGACTAAAGGAAggacttgaaaaaccaaatgacatgataattaaaagaagaaaaatgttgtggcaacagaaaaaaaagagatga